A genomic stretch from Pochonia chlamydosporia 170 chromosome 4, whole genome shotgun sequence includes:
- a CDS encoding isochorismatase family protein (similar to Metarhizium robertsii ARSEF 23 XP_007816312.1), with protein MSVGKQPDWRTKPHPDQSPTIIGNSKNFWKWSKEEGFDLTHPPTPESEPVQGRMRLQCALTPVVIDPAKTALLVIDLQNYDLSKALGNHNQAVFDAEDTVLNYAIPAARKSGIQIIYVTTGYSDQDLLEMDPAVFRTFNFEPVVDSPNWAELPPGEGYSNKGQYRNKKGIGDPIGEIELEDGTKIDAGRILVRGTWNSWLHDPLAAAYEESQSMELPDIHFYKNRSSGMCERMTALTDYLNEKNLRTLLFTGINIDQCVMGTLQDAYLKGFDTILLKDGCATDSQKYAQMSCEFNCAISWGFLSSCKDFADAVSKL; from the coding sequence ATGTCCGTTGGGAAGCAGCCGGACTGGCGCACAAAACCTCACCCAGACCAGTCCCCCACGATCATTGGCAATTCCAAGAATTTTTGGAAATGGTCCAAAGAGGAGGGCTTCGACCTCACTCACCCCCCAACTCCCGAGTCCGAGCCAGTGCAAGGACGAATGAGGCTGCAATGTGCGTTGACGCCAGTCGTCATCGACCCAGCCAAAACTGCACTCTTGGTTATCGATCTTCAAAACTACGACCTCTCCAAAGCCTTGGGCAACCACAATCAGGCTGTTTTCGACGCCGAAGACACAGTTCTGAACTACGCTATTCCAGCTGCCCGCAAGAGTGGCATCCAGATCATATATGTCACCACCGGCTACTCCGATCAAGATCTTCTAGAGATGGACCCGGCTGTGTTTAGAACTTTCAATTTCGAACCAGTTGTAGACTCTCCTAACTGGGCCGAGCTCCCACCCGGAGAAGGATACAGCAACAAGGGCCAGTACCGCAACAAGAAAGGTATTGGCGACCCCATTGGCGAGATAGAGCTCGAAGATGGCACCAAGATCGATGCAGGAAGGATTCTAGTTCGCGGCACGTGGAACAGCTGGCTGCATGATCCTCTGGCAGCTGCGTACGAGGAGAGCCAGAGTATGGAGCTTCCAGACATTCATTTCTACAAGAACCGCAGCTCGGGAATGTGCGAACGAATGACCGCCCTTACCGATTATCTCAATGAGAAAAACCTCAGAACTCTCCTCTTTACTGGAATCAACATAGACCAATGTGTCATGGGTACCTTGCAAGATGCGTACTTGAAAGGCTTCGATACAATCTTGCTCAAGGACGGCTGTGCGACGGATAGCCAGAAATATGCCCAGATGAGTTGCGAGTTTAACTGTGCCATTAGCTGGGGCTTCCTTTCTAGTTGCAAGGATTTCGCAGATGCAGTTTCTAAGCTCTAG